GCTATGAACCGGCACGAAAGATGCAAGGCCCTCCGCTCGACATCTTGCGTGCTTGGATGGCGGAGTATCACTCCCCGCTGCCTGAAGAGATGTCATGTTTTACGGGGGGCTGCGCCGGTTACTTAGGATATGACAGCCTGCCAATGACGAAACAGCCCCGATCCCGTACCGAGGCTGATCCGGATGAGCCGGATTATCTCTTCATGTTGTTCGACCGGATCTGGGTCTATGACCATGAATGCGAGAAGTTGTCGGTTTGTGTCCATATCGACATTTCCCGGGAAATGTCGGATCAAGGGGTCGATGAGGCGAAACTGCTCGAAGCTTATCGCCGGGCAGCGCGAACGGCAGAGAATCTAGCAGACATGTGGCGGGTCTGTGCAGAGAAGGCGGCCGCCGCGGGGAAGACGAGACGAGCACGCTTCGAGCAATTGGCGAAGGCGGAAGATCGGAACACCGATGGTGAGGCATATCTTCTTGAGACCAACATGAGCAAGGAACAGTTCACAGCTGCCGTCAAGCGCGTACAGGACTATATTCGTGCCGGGGAAGTACTCCAGGTCAACCTGTCCCTGAGCCAGAAACGCAAGGTTGATCTTGCGCCGGAGATCTTGTATGAATGGTTGAGGCTGCTGAATCCATCTCCGTATATGGGGTTGTTAAGATTGGGAGAGTTTCAGCTGGTCTCTGGTTCTCCGGAACTGTTGATCAAGAAGTCGGGGAATCACTTGCGAACGCGGCCGATTGGCGGCACTCGCAAGCGGGGCAGAACAGAGGAAGAAGATCGGGCACTGGAGCAGGAACTGCTTACGAACGCCAAGGAGCGCTCGGAACACAAGATGCTGGTTGACGTTGAGTACGCAGATCTCAGTCGAGCAGCGGAACATGGTACGGTAAGCGTCGATCAATTCATGGTGATCGAACGGTATTCCCACGTCATGCACCTCGTATCCGACTTGTCTGCTAAGCTGCGGCAGGGACTGGATGCCTATGATGTCCTGGAAGCTGTCTTCCCAGGCGGTACGATCACGGGTGCGCCGAAGCGCCGGACGATGGAGATCATCGAGGAACTGGAGCCGACGCGGCGCGGGGTATATACCGGTTCCTTCGGCTGGATTGACTACAAAGGGAATATGGAATTTAATATAATCATACGTACGATGCTGGTGAGAGGCGGCACAGCCTATGTACAAGCCGGAGCCGGGATCGTCAGCGAGTCGGTGCCGGAGCGGGAGTATCAGGAATCCCTAAGCAAGGCGCAGGCTCTATGGCAAGCGGTTCATTATGCGGAGTCGGCCGAGAAGGATAGTTTAACGTGAACTGCGTCTAGATGGTTGGATAGTGGAAAGTGGAATTAATAACGCTATTATTGTAATAACCGATAACTCGGGGCAGCTGCAGGGATAGAACTGGCAGATGTTCTGCATCGACTAAGATCATGAGAGATCAGGGGGCAAGTGATGATCATCTCGATCAATGGGCGTCTGGTGGATGAACGGGAGGCGGTCATCTCCGCCTATGACCACGGTTTCTTGTATGGGCTGGGGTTGTTCGAGACCTTTCGCACCTATGACGGCCGAGCCTTCTTGTTGGAGCAGCACTTGGCGCGGCTCCATGAGGGCTGTGCCTTGCTCGGCATCCCGCACCAAGCTGAGCCGGAGGATGTGCAGGCGGAGATCGATTGCTTGCTTGCGGTCAATGGCCTGCAGGATGCCTATATCCGCTACTCGGTATCAGCGGGCAAGCAGGATCTTGGCTTGGCCCAGACCTTGCCGGATCATCCCACGGTCGTTATCTATATCAAGCCATTAGCGATTGTAAATAAGTGGTATGAGACGGGGCGTCCGATTCAACTGCTGCGCACCATTCGCCCAAAACCTGAAACCACTGTTCGGCTCAAGTCGTTTCAATATATGAACGGATGGTTGGCGAAACGGGAACTCGCCGGCTATGCGTGGGCGCATGAGGCAGAGGGGGTGCAGGTCAATGAGCTGGGGGAATTGACCGAAGGGATCGTCAGCAATATCTTCTTCGTGCGGAAGGATCGTCTTCATACGCCTTCTCTTGCCGCCGGTGCTCTTCCCGGGATTACGAGAAGTTATGTTCTAAGACTGGCTGCACATCTGGGCATCCCTTCCGAGGAGGGGATGTACACCTTTGATGACCTGCTTCAGGCAGAGGAGGTATTCCTTACGAATTCCATTCAGGAGATCGTGCCGGTCTGCACGATCTATGATCCCGATGGACGGCGGACGAAGTTTCCTTCGGCGGTGCCCGGCCCCATCACGTCAGCCTTGATGAGGGGC
This sequence is a window from Insulibacter thermoxylanivorax. Protein-coding genes within it:
- a CDS encoding aminotransferase class IV — protein: MIISINGRLVDEREAVISAYDHGFLYGLGLFETFRTYDGRAFLLEQHLARLHEGCALLGIPHQAEPEDVQAEIDCLLAVNGLQDAYIRYSVSAGKQDLGLAQTLPDHPTVVIYIKPLAIVNKWYETGRPIQLLRTIRPKPETTVRLKSFQYMNGWLAKRELAGYAWAHEAEGVQVNELGELTEGIVSNIFFVRKDRLHTPSLAAGALPGITRSYVLRLAAHLGIPSEEGMYTFDDLLQAEEVFLTNSIQEIVPVCTIYDPDGRRTKFPSAVPGPITSALMRGYGDVV
- a CDS encoding anthranilate synthase component I family protein, whose protein sequence is MIRTDWQDWKRWSRKYTMLPYIYEAEWKGLPLSWEAFWDQAGPYSFVLESGRSGRYTYVGLLPSAYICGCGEEAVEYVLLDRDSVQEALSGASAHLLSVRYEPARKMQGPPLDILRAWMAEYHSPLPEEMSCFTGGCAGYLGYDSLPMTKQPRSRTEADPDEPDYLFMLFDRIWVYDHECEKLSVCVHIDISREMSDQGVDEAKLLEAYRRAARTAENLADMWRVCAEKAAAAGKTRRARFEQLAKAEDRNTDGEAYLLETNMSKEQFTAAVKRVQDYIRAGEVLQVNLSLSQKRKVDLAPEILYEWLRLLNPSPYMGLLRLGEFQLVSGSPELLIKKSGNHLRTRPIGGTRKRGRTEEEDRALEQELLTNAKERSEHKMLVDVEYADLSRAAEHGTVSVDQFMVIERYSHVMHLVSDLSAKLRQGLDAYDVLEAVFPGGTITGAPKRRTMEIIEELEPTRRGVYTGSFGWIDYKGNMEFNIIIRTMLVRGGTAYVQAGAGIVSESVPEREYQESLSKAQALWQAVHYAESAEKDSLT